In the genome of Phragmites australis chromosome 9, lpPhrAust1.1, whole genome shotgun sequence, the window TCTTGCATGTAAGAGTGCAAGTCTATTATTGTCTTGTAATCCACAAACTACTAGACCTAAATTGAAAGTTATCGATTTATATTTGATCTCTATCCGGATCTGCTTCCTGATATGAGAGTATTCAAATCTATATTTTGTACTCGTCGTCAAGTTTTAATATAAGCTTGCGGTATGGTCAACGTTTGCTTTGTATTTGATCCATTTGCACCCCCAACATGTAAGACTAGATTTGTTATTCCTGAAGTCACATGATTTGTCCGAAGTCCTATAGTCATCGCATTTTATTTGTACGAGTACTGCGATATAGATCCAGGCCGGATTAGTCCAATTCTTAAATCAGGTTGATTCTTCGTTAACATGTGTAATCAGAATATGCTCAGAACCTTCTACGGTAAATATAACTCTGTAGGTTCATCTTAACTATTCATTCATCTCATATGATACTTATCAATCTGAATTTTTTTCGCACTCTTTTAGTATGAATGTTAACACAAATAAATTATAGGGCTGTTTGGTTTTTAGCCCTAACACATTAAACTAAAATTTGGTCAGAGGCTAAATCAGTACGTGCTAAATTTTAACCGTCAAAATACTGTTTGGTTTGAGATCAAGTTAAAATTTGACGGACCAAAAAATTTAACGGACGATTTGACCGTCTGAGATTTGTCAAAAACACTCTAGAAAAATTTTAACgagctattttttttcaaaacatgaCCAAATTTAACCTCAAATCATACGAAAGTCAAATTTTCAAAAGCACATTTAAAATTTGGCTTGCTCCTTTGCCCCTAACCAAACAGACATGTCTGCCCGATGGAACTTTCGTGTTCACTTTCCACTGGATCCAGCCTCGGACCCACCAGTCAGTGACTCGTTCAGGCAAGGCACCTTACCGACTGCTGCGGTAGCCGGAGCGCTTCCATCTGCCGCGCCGCGATGCTTCTCCTCGGCAGCCAAGCATACTCCATTCGCCCCCGCTCCCCACTTCGCCACTCGCCGCCTCTGACCCTGGTCCCCCGTCTCCGTCTCCGACCTCACTGATCAGGCTCAGCTCACATGGACGCTACCGACCAGTCGCCGGAGGAGGTGTATTCCGTGTGGGCCCTCCCGCCGGAGTCTGTCCGCGACCGCCTCCGCCGCATCATGGAGGTCCTCCGCGCCGCTCACGGTGGCCCGGCCTTCGAGCCGCACGCCACCGTCGTCGGGGCCATCCGTCTCCGCAGGTCACAAGCTATCGAGATGGTccgcgccgccgcagccggcGTCCGCCCCTACACTGCCCGCGTCGTGGGGGTCGCCCGCGACGACTTCTTCTACCAGTGTGTCTACCTCCTCCTCGAGCCCACCCCCGAGGTTAGCTTCACTTTGTCTCATCTCCTCGTAGCGCAAGTGTGGCGCGGAGTGGTCGTGGATTCAAAGTTTGATTTGCTCAGAGTTTCGGACTTACAATTGGATTTGAAATCTAGAGGAAATGCTGATGCGGTATGCATTGAAATGTTTTGGTTTGCTTATATAaatctctgattttttttccaggTAGTGGGAGCGAGCGATCACTGCTGTGCCCACTTTGGTTACGAGAGATCAGCTCGTGAGTGTACTAGCTGAATTTTGTTCACGAAAATTATAAGTTGATGACAATTGATTTTTGTTGTGTCTCATTGCAGCGTACATGCCACACGTCAGCCTCTTATACGGAGACCTgacagaagaggaggaggaggcacggAAGAAGGTAGAGGAACTAGACAAGGATATCTGTGGACTGCAGTTTGAGATCTCTGAGCTTGCGCTTTATAGAACGGATACTGAGGATAAAAGCTTGGATTCATGGGAAATGGTGGAGGTGCGCCATCTTGAGAAGAAGTGATTTGTTTACTCCCTGTGGTGATTCTGCTGTAAGTTAAGTTTGAGAATGCTTTCTAAGCACCTGTTTGTTTTACTTTCTAAGCACCTGTTTGTTTTACTGAGTAAGCGCTAGTTCGTTTCACTGGTAGCACTTCTAATCAGAGTAAGGAATAATGTAAAAGCGTATCGGAGTAAGAAATAATGTAAAATCATTGATGTATCTTGGGTTTTCCGTGAAAGGTACTTTGGGTATTTAGTTTGTTCTGAGTTTGTTGAATAAAACCTGTTGAAATGCAAAGCAGGTGCTCTGTAAGGACCTGAAACTGTATTGGGTGTTCCTTGGAAAATACTTTGTCTGATTGGATAATCAAATATACTTGTAATTGGGCTATATTCCATTAAGAGACTAAGCTCTCAGCCCTTCATGTCTATACCATCACAGTTTAAGATACATAGCATGATGCATACAGAGGTGTTACATTGCCGTCCAATATAGTGCACATTATTTGTGATATTTCTGTAGTATGACCATACATGATCTATGGTCTTTACTCCCTAAACCTTCTTCCACCCGATCCAGCTTCCCTTTGACAGTTGAAATATGTAGCAGTGGCAATGTTGAGGTGGTATTGCCGTGCAAAGCTTCTGCAGCTGAAGTTGTGGCGCATTTCTGGAGCAAAAACTGTCCCCCTTCCAAGTTGCCGGAACAGCACAAATACCATCCGGTGGATACCAGATCTTGGTTCTGGTCTCTCATAAAATACTAGCTCTTGGCCTGCAAGAGCATCCAATCATTATTCTTAAGAATTTAAGGAGAAATAGACTGGGTGGAAACATTATTATCTGTAATGTAGCTTACTCTGTCTGTTTTAGACAATGATGAGTTTTTTAGATGTAGTCTGCTTGTTTCAACTGTGAGGCAATTTAATTCAGTGTATGCTAGTTTCAAACTTTCAAGCAAAGTCGTATACGACACAACTCTCTAAACTCAAAATATGTCAAAAGTAAATGAATACATACAGTAAAGTATTTACTAATAGAACACAATATAGCAGCATAAAAACGCAAAATAGAAAAGCTAATTTTTAAGCAAAACACTTATTAAGATCCCTCTTGTTTTTATATAATGTAGTACGATGATATATgttaatattatttattgtttattttattttgaatttagtTCAGCTGAAATAAGTCCTCAAGGTTAGCAACCAATAAACGGATAAACAGGGACCTGCTAAAATATGTTAGCTATTCATGTTTAACATTAAGATATTTTGATTCTAATAATAGGCTAAATTGAAATTCAGTTCTACCTAATTGCTTCATTAGTTATATGACTAAATTAACACCCTTTGCAATACTGTTACGCATGACTGTATCTTTAGGTAAGTAGTAAGCTGGCTACTGGATTACTTTCATCTAACAAACTGTGTAGCATTCAGTTTCGACCGAGATCCCTTGATGTCGAAGTCACCGTGACGTCGTCACTGATGTGTGGGTCCGGCCCCACGCGTCATCGACGACGCAAGACGTCAGGGGACCCCAGTCGCATTCAGTTTATGGTCCCTGATTTATTGTAGCAAGTGCATCCTAAAATGCATGAATTCTGTAGTAGTCAACAGGTCTGAGGAAGAGGCCATAACCTAAGCCCCAAAGCTACAAATTCAGCTGAAAGTGCATGGAACAACAATAACTATATGCATTGTCATCATACCGAAGCTGACGCTAGTTGTTTCAGGAATATCTGTCACCATCCTACACAAGAATGCAGCTATATCATAACAAGGAAAACTAAAAGGAATCAGATCTCAGAAGTGTGGAACATAGTCACAGGTGTTGGGGTCAATGCTGCGATCCACGACCCGCGACCCAGACCCGATCGAACCGGGTTTCTGGTAACTATGCATGGAACATGTTACACTTGATTTACCAGTGCAAGTACTCCCTTAGTGATGGATGGCTTGGATTTGGAGCGTCCGGATCCACCAGTACCTTGTCAAAGATAAACAAGTTAACATACAGACACGTATGAGGTTTACTGTCATATATAAGACCTTTTGTTCCTCTTAAAGTTATTCAAAATTGTATTGCCAAATCTTCTATAAAGAGAATAAcatttttatttgttaaatA includes:
- the LOC133929233 gene encoding cyclic phosphodiesterase-like, with translation MDATDQSPEEVYSVWALPPESVRDRLRRIMEVLRAAHGGPAFEPHATVVGAIRLRRSQAIEMVRAAAAGVRPYTARVVGVARDDFFYQCVYLLLEPTPEVVGASDHCCAHFGYERSAPYMPHVSLLYGDLTEEEEEARKKVEELDKDICGLQFEISELALYRTDTEDKSLDSWEMVEVRHLEKK
- the LOC133929234 gene encoding protein VERNALIZATION 3-like — translated: MSAVDPLVLAHVIQDVLDPFTPTIPLRISYNNRLLLAGAELKPSAVVSKPRVDLGGNDMRAFYTLVLVDPDAPNPSHPSLREYLHWMVTDIPETTSVSFGQELVFYERPEPRSGIHRMVFVLFRQLGRGTVFAPEMRHNFSCRSFARQYHLNIATATYFNCQREAGSGGRRFRE